One window of Acidobacteriota bacterium genomic DNA carries:
- a CDS encoding prephenate dehydrogenase/arogenate dehydrogenase family protein, translating to MATRPGSAESRRPTVPRLLKGAAIGIIGAGQIGGSIVRCLSRRRPALTVCVFDLDRSLGPKIRPFARVCRALDILVRESDVVVLAVPVQTAIRLLPRIARLTDRRSSRRRLIVCDTSTVKAAVIAAAARHRADFDFVGLHPLAGTEGQGWGSSDAGLFKGRRVVICPAGRRASRVARELIGLVGGVPIAMDAGDHDRLAAEGIGLPHVLAFAAAGLGARAPGADLLKGGSWRSLTRVAASSPAMVAGFLHQNRDHQLRVLALFTKRLDAVARALGRPTVCGLERRLAAWQPHAGTAGRRRC from the coding sequence ATGGCGACCCGCCCGGGATCGGCCGAGAGTCGACGTCCGACAGTCCCGCGCCTGCTGAAGGGCGCGGCCATTGGCATCATCGGCGCTGGACAGATCGGCGGGTCGATTGTCCGGTGCCTGAGCCGGCGGCGGCCGGCCCTCACGGTGTGCGTGTTCGATCTCGACCGGTCGCTCGGCCCGAAGATCCGGCCATTCGCGCGCGTGTGCCGCGCGCTGGATATCCTGGTGCGCGAATCGGACGTCGTTGTGCTGGCCGTGCCCGTGCAGACGGCCATCCGCCTGCTGCCCCGCATCGCCAGGCTCACGGATCGGCGTTCGTCCCGGCGCAGACTCATCGTCTGCGACACGTCGACCGTCAAGGCGGCTGTCATTGCGGCCGCCGCGCGGCACCGGGCCGACTTCGATTTCGTTGGCCTGCACCCGCTGGCCGGAACAGAAGGCCAGGGCTGGGGGTCGTCGGATGCCGGCCTGTTCAAGGGGCGGCGGGTCGTCATCTGCCCGGCCGGTCGGCGGGCCAGCCGCGTCGCTCGCGAACTGATCGGGCTGGTCGGAGGCGTTCCGATCGCGATGGACGCGGGCGATCATGATCGGCTCGCGGCGGAAGGAATTGGATTGCCTCACGTCCTGGCCTTCGCGGCCGCCGGACTGGGCGCGCGCGCGCCTGGTGCCGACCTTCTGAAGGGCGGGTCGTGGCGGTCACTCACGCGAGTCGCGGCCTCCAGTCCCGCGATGGTGGCAGGCTTCCTCCATCAGAATCGCGACCATCAGCTTCGCGTACTGGCGCTGTTCACGAAGCGCCTCGATGCAGTTGCACGCGCGCTTGGCCGGCCGACGGTCTGCGGGCTCGAACGGCGACTGGCCGCGTGGCAGCCGCACGCGGGGACCGCGGGCCGGAGACGCTGCTGA
- a CDS encoding mechanosensitive ion channel family protein gives MLTSHLIADIVLVAFAVALRVVTINRLVKRKLLLTLIAGFASLAGSALRVAGLIPADLVADVGGIDNLLAALAVINLVVIVALNPLREDRIPGRFPNIVQDAIIVGLFLIVATSVLQEKFLTTSAVGAVVVGFALQDTLGNAFSGLAIQTEKPYRAGQWIKVGDHEGRVEEITWRATKLRTKVGTFVIVPNNVMSKEAIVNFSEPIIPTRMSVDVGASYAVPPNEVKAAIAEAMRNAPLVLASPAPDVVLLDFGPSAVIYRARFWIEDYSRDDPAKSQVRTSIWYVFRRRNIEIPWPIQVEYERAELSGRPPETTPLIAASLAHVDVLHALTDADRLELAALCDQRLYAADEVVVRQDAPGSSMFVVSSGRVEIVLEPDGRPLAVTEAGGFFGEMSLLTGAARTATVRAVEDCALVEVTADAFRRFVVEKPAVLSAVAAAVMTRRAEIDRRRSEASAVVAPAESATSFLGRVRKFLRIPA, from the coding sequence ATGCTCACGTCGCACCTCATTGCCGATATCGTTCTGGTTGCGTTTGCAGTCGCGCTCCGGGTCGTGACCATCAACCGGCTCGTCAAGCGGAAGCTGCTGCTGACGTTGATTGCCGGTTTTGCGTCGCTGGCCGGATCGGCCCTTCGTGTGGCCGGCCTGATCCCGGCCGACCTGGTCGCAGACGTCGGGGGCATCGACAACCTGCTGGCGGCGCTCGCCGTCATCAACCTCGTCGTGATCGTCGCCCTCAACCCGCTGCGCGAGGATCGGATCCCGGGCCGGTTTCCCAACATCGTTCAGGACGCGATCATCGTCGGATTGTTCCTGATCGTGGCGACGTCCGTGCTGCAGGAGAAGTTCCTGACCACGTCGGCCGTCGGTGCGGTCGTCGTGGGCTTTGCCCTTCAGGACACACTGGGCAACGCCTTCTCCGGTCTCGCCATTCAGACCGAGAAGCCGTATCGGGCGGGGCAGTGGATCAAGGTCGGCGATCACGAGGGGCGCGTCGAGGAGATCACGTGGCGGGCGACGAAGCTGCGCACCAAGGTGGGGACCTTCGTCATCGTGCCGAACAACGTGATGTCGAAGGAAGCCATTGTCAATTTTTCGGAGCCCATCATTCCGACGCGAATGTCGGTCGACGTGGGCGCGTCGTACGCGGTGCCGCCCAACGAAGTGAAGGCCGCGATTGCCGAGGCGATGCGGAACGCTCCGCTGGTGCTGGCCTCGCCCGCGCCCGATGTCGTGCTGCTGGATTTCGGTCCGTCGGCGGTGATCTATCGGGCCCGGTTCTGGATCGAAGACTATTCGCGCGACGACCCCGCCAAGAGCCAGGTGCGGACGTCCATCTGGTACGTCTTCCGCCGGCGGAACATCGAGATTCCATGGCCAATCCAGGTTGAATACGAACGGGCGGAACTCTCCGGGCGTCCGCCCGAGACAACGCCGCTCATCGCGGCGTCGCTGGCCCACGTCGACGTGCTGCACGCGCTCACCGACGCCGATCGCCTCGAGCTCGCCGCGCTGTGCGACCAGCGGCTCTACGCGGCCGACGAGGTCGTGGTGCGGCAGGATGCGCCGGGGAGCTCGATGTTCGTCGTGTCGAGCGGACGGGTCGAGATTGTTCTCGAACCGGATGGACGCCCGCTCGCCGTCACCGAGGCGGGCGGCTTCTTCGGCGAGATGTCGCTGCTCACCGGGGCCGCCCGCACGGCGACCGTTCGGGCCGTCGAAGATTGCGCGCTCGTCGAGGTGACCGCCGACGCATTCCGGCGATTTGTGGTCGAGAAGCCCGCCGTGCTCAGCGCGGTCGCGGCGGCCGTGATGACGCGCCGGGCCGAGATCGACCGGCGGCGCTCCGAGGCGTCAGCCGTCGTTGCGCCGGCGGAATCGGCAACGAGCTTTCTTGGACGCGTCCGGAAGTTCCTGCGGATTCCTGCCTAG
- the aroH gene encoding chorismate mutase has product MPVRGIRGAINVSANTRDAIQNATTRLLLAMCEANHLDASAIISAFFTVTTDLNATYPAAAARALGWLDVPLLDAQEIEVPGGMARVVRVLLHVEMDVARSQVKHIYLDEAVSLRPDLPQTLW; this is encoded by the coding sequence GTGCCTGTTCGAGGTATCCGCGGCGCCATCAATGTGAGCGCCAACACCCGCGACGCCATCCAGAATGCCACCACACGCCTGCTGCTCGCCATGTGCGAGGCCAATCACCTCGATGCTTCAGCGATCATATCGGCCTTCTTTACGGTCACGACCGATCTGAACGCGACGTATCCGGCCGCGGCGGCCCGGGCCCTCGGCTGGCTCGACGTGCCGCTGCTCGACGCCCAGGAAATCGAGGTGCCCGGCGGCATGGCGCGTGTGGTCCGCGTCCTGCTGCACGTCGAAATGGACGTGGCTCGCAGCCAGGTCAAGCACATCTATCTGGACGAAGCCGTGTCGCTTCGTCCTGATCTTCCGCAGACCCTCTGGTAA
- a CDS encoding phosphatidylglycerol lysyltransferase domain-containing protein, producing the protein MFDAELIRYGYLLLFAGVAIEADGFLIAGAFLAARGYFDIRVVLVLSALASTLANQFWFRLTRFRGRAFFESRIQNDRRFQRISGWLRRRDSVLIFLSRFLYGFRVAIPAAYGATGVSAARFTWLDALSACVWSAIVGFAGFALGDTLRLIVDDVRKYEWIVLLSIALGVGFVFARRKRHFAIVVEAVRKPFDAGADSALRLFTLVQHVARLLVVHAHGRVAAFAGILGALNIITAVFHTRLVHLRWLTNSLPFEVSRGSRALMLLAGIGLIYLARGLARRKRMAWLLAFGLASSSALLYVGQNASIVRAGLAALFATELWRQRTRFHARTDPVRLTHALVAAPVLALAVSIYGVAGLHQTGHPSSGFLSDLRATWRAAGFGNVSYYAGMRSPEAFVWSLRLLLVVSAGYVLTAAFAPVAWRRYRSAIGESVVATLALEHGVDSISYFAKQADKRHFTVDDRAFIGFRVKNRVAIAAGDPVGHRGSLDRCIEAFVEVCRTNDWIPVFYEASDRHLEAYRRAGLRWFKIGEEAVLDLPTWSLEGGKIAKVRQFINKVKREAPGLTIREYERSSGPDPGIDDQLEDISSEWLARKKGGEMGFNLGVFRIDDLADKRTLIAKRADGRVDAFVTWLPYRAGRAVVLDAMRYREDAQPGIMDMLIAESALLFKKGGLQAASLAMAPMANADDEAPVSRYDKGVRLIFEHFSSVYGYRTLFQYKKKFTPKWEPRYLVFPSPHQLLRIGYALVAVHYARK; encoded by the coding sequence ATGTTTGACGCCGAACTGATCCGCTACGGCTATCTGCTGCTCTTTGCCGGCGTCGCGATCGAAGCCGACGGGTTCCTGATCGCGGGCGCCTTTCTGGCTGCGCGCGGCTACTTCGACATCCGCGTCGTCCTGGTGCTGTCGGCTCTGGCCTCCACGCTGGCCAATCAGTTCTGGTTCAGGCTGACCCGGTTCCGCGGCCGGGCCTTCTTCGAGAGCAGGATCCAGAACGACCGGAGGTTCCAGCGCATCAGCGGCTGGTTGCGACGCCGCGACAGCGTCCTGATCTTCCTGTCGCGATTCCTCTACGGCTTCCGTGTCGCGATTCCGGCCGCCTACGGCGCGACGGGAGTGTCGGCAGCGCGCTTCACGTGGCTCGACGCGCTCAGCGCGTGCGTGTGGAGCGCGATTGTCGGGTTCGCCGGCTTCGCTCTCGGCGACACGCTGCGGCTGATCGTCGATGACGTCCGCAAGTACGAGTGGATCGTACTGCTGTCGATCGCCCTCGGGGTCGGGTTCGTCTTCGCCAGGCGCAAACGCCACTTCGCGATCGTTGTCGAGGCCGTCAGGAAGCCGTTTGACGCGGGCGCCGATTCGGCGCTCAGGTTGTTCACGCTCGTCCAGCATGTCGCGCGCCTGCTCGTGGTGCATGCTCATGGTCGAGTCGCCGCGTTCGCCGGGATACTGGGGGCCCTCAATATCATCACGGCCGTCTTCCACACGCGGCTCGTCCACCTCCGTTGGCTGACCAACTCGCTGCCGTTCGAAGTCTCCCGGGGCAGCCGGGCGTTGATGCTGCTGGCGGGCATAGGTCTCATCTACCTCGCGCGAGGCCTGGCCCGGCGAAAGCGAATGGCCTGGCTGCTGGCCTTCGGCCTGGCGTCTTCATCCGCGCTGCTCTATGTCGGCCAGAACGCGAGCATTGTGCGAGCCGGTCTTGCGGCGCTGTTCGCGACGGAGTTGTGGCGGCAGCGCACCCGGTTCCACGCGCGCACCGATCCGGTCCGGCTGACACACGCGCTGGTCGCGGCACCCGTCCTCGCGCTCGCCGTCTCGATCTACGGAGTGGCTGGCCTGCACCAGACCGGTCATCCCTCGTCGGGATTCTTGAGCGATCTGCGCGCAACGTGGCGGGCGGCCGGCTTCGGAAACGTCTCTTACTACGCGGGCATGCGGTCTCCTGAAGCCTTCGTCTGGTCGCTGCGCCTGCTGTTGGTCGTCTCGGCCGGCTACGTGTTGACGGCTGCGTTCGCGCCAGTCGCGTGGAGAAGATACCGGTCGGCGATCGGCGAATCCGTGGTTGCGACGCTGGCGCTTGAGCACGGCGTCGATTCCATCTCGTATTTCGCCAAGCAGGCCGACAAGCGCCACTTCACCGTCGACGACCGGGCGTTTATCGGCTTCCGCGTGAAGAACCGCGTCGCGATCGCGGCGGGCGATCCGGTCGGGCATCGGGGGTCGCTCGATCGCTGCATCGAGGCGTTCGTCGAGGTGTGCCGAACCAACGACTGGATCCCGGTGTTCTATGAAGCCTCGGATCGGCATCTGGAGGCGTACCGCCGCGCGGGCCTGCGCTGGTTCAAGATCGGCGAAGAGGCCGTGCTCGACCTCCCGACGTGGTCGCTCGAAGGCGGCAAGATCGCCAAGGTCCGGCAGTTCATCAACAAGGTGAAGCGGGAGGCGCCCGGCCTGACCATCCGCGAGTACGAGAGATCGTCCGGACCCGATCCCGGAATCGACGATCAGCTCGAAGACATCTCCAGCGAATGGCTCGCCCGCAAGAAGGGCGGCGAGATGGGGTTCAATCTCGGCGTGTTCCGGATCGACGACCTCGCAGACAAGCGCACGCTGATTGCCAAACGGGCCGACGGGCGGGTCGATGCGTTTGTGACCTGGCTGCCCTACCGCGCGGGCCGCGCCGTCGTCCTCGATGCGATGCGGTACCGAGAGGATGCACAGCCGGGCATCATGGACATGTTGATTGCGGAGTCGGCGCTGCTGTTCAAGAAGGGAGGTTTGCAGGCCGCCAGCCTCGCAATGGCGCCGATGGCCAATGCCGATGACGAGGCGCCGGTGTCGCGCTATGACAAGGGTGTCCGGCTGATCTTCGAACACTTCTCGAGCGTCTATGGCTACCGGACGCTCTTCCAGTACAAGAAGAAGTTCACTCCGAAGTGGGAGCCGCGCTATCTGGTTTTTCCATCGCCCCACCAGTTGCTTCGCATCGGCTATGCGCTGGTGGCGGTGCACTACGCCCGCAAGTGA
- a CDS encoding M48 family metalloprotease → MRRVWLTGALMLIVAVPATAQIGGFLDKASKAAQVGKKIMDLKISEDEEQQIGAAVSEKVRQRYGVVQDPAVHKYVALVGAVVTQASTRPGIAWQFIILDTDGVNAFAAPGGFIHITRGALALMGSEAELAGVLAHEAIHVTERHTINAIRNTKLKDMGLELAPGGGLTKAAINKIAGEAYNMIYAGYSRGEELESDRLGIVLANKAGYDPKGLGGFLAALTARNKGASEKQGLFASHPEMKERLEKLDQMIVAQKLTSTVVLADRYRSFITYQPKAQTEITQVVAGSSGLAGGTKEEPKKEDAAPPKKRGFGLGSLLKPGGEEKKSAQVTGSGGSRGVDTERGAPGGGNPAIVVVKLTAAEIAQFKADGKLR, encoded by the coding sequence ATGAGACGGGTATGGCTGACAGGCGCGCTGATGTTGATCGTGGCGGTTCCGGCGACAGCCCAGATCGGCGGCTTCCTCGACAAGGCGAGCAAGGCTGCCCAGGTCGGCAAGAAGATCATGGACCTGAAGATCAGCGAAGATGAGGAGCAGCAGATCGGCGCTGCGGTCAGCGAGAAGGTGCGCCAGCGGTACGGCGTGGTGCAGGATCCGGCCGTCCACAAGTACGTCGCTCTGGTTGGGGCCGTCGTCACGCAGGCCAGCACGCGCCCGGGCATCGCGTGGCAGTTCATCATCCTCGACACCGACGGCGTCAATGCCTTCGCGGCGCCAGGCGGGTTCATCCACATCACTCGTGGGGCGCTCGCGCTGATGGGGAGCGAAGCCGAATTGGCGGGCGTGCTCGCCCACGAGGCGATTCACGTCACCGAGCGGCACACCATCAACGCCATCCGCAACACCAAGCTGAAGGATATGGGTCTCGAGCTCGCACCGGGTGGCGGCCTGACCAAGGCGGCCATCAACAAGATCGCCGGCGAGGCCTACAACATGATCTATGCCGGATACTCGCGCGGTGAAGAGCTCGAGTCCGACCGGCTCGGCATCGTGCTGGCCAACAAGGCCGGCTACGACCCGAAGGGACTCGGCGGCTTCCTCGCTGCGCTGACGGCGCGCAACAAGGGCGCGAGCGAGAAGCAGGGCCTGTTCGCCTCGCATCCCGAGATGAAGGAGCGCCTCGAGAAGCTCGACCAGATGATCGTCGCCCAGAAACTGACGTCGACCGTCGTGCTGGCCGATCGGTATCGCTCGTTCATCACCTACCAGCCGAAGGCGCAGACCGAGATTACGCAGGTCGTGGCCGGCTCGTCGGGCCTGGCTGGGGGAACCAAGGAAGAGCCGAAGAAGGAAGACGCAGCGCCCCCGAAGAAGCGAGGCTTCGGTCTGGGGTCCCTGCTGAAGCCGGGAGGCGAAGAGAAGAAGTCGGCGCAGGTGACCGGATCGGGTGGATCACGAGGAGTGGACACCGAGCGCGGGGCTCCCGGCGGCGGCAACCCGGCCATCGTGGTGGTCAAGCTGACGGCCGCCGAAATCGCGCAGTTCAAAGCGGACGGCAAGCTCAGGTAG
- a CDS encoding adenylate/guanylate cyclase domain-containing protein, which produces MALAVGAVAAALSWAAGRLPLVDMLEWKLYDQRVRWAADPAKASQDIVMVTIDEVSVRRLDPLVGRWPWPRLVHADVIDFLAAAGARTIVFDVLFTERDRRTGFDVGSTIWTGQESDRAFAASVAKAGNVVVLADATFEGLVGDPKGSPPASGPFEARPDVQLPYDELARAARLIGHNYFVLDSDGPVRRAVTFIDHGGRLVPSLSAAGWMVAASLDPASARPGGRGVIVGSHDIPLVTDVLPAFDKREPRRTARRLLIDFRGPAVLEDGRRTTYKQYSYYDLFYARQEQLGGAAPSISPALFRDKIVVIGTTAAGLHDVFAVPFSSGGKMPGPQIHASVIDQLLSSRFIEPAPKVLGTTLMVAASIVTAFLIVFLPLRWAGPCALLLLSTVVAVAFQAFTHGEWWPLAQPGIAWITAVVGGLGYQYFVEGRDKRAVKRLFSRYLSPDVYALVLANPALAELGGKRRHMTVLFSDIRGFTTMTERGQPEAVVEQLNAYFSAMVDVLFEHRGTLDKFVGDMVMALFGAPLADDEHADHAVQAALAMQAKLKELNAAWKAAGLPEIATGVGVNTGEMIAGTIGSDQVRSYTVIGDAVNLGSRIESLNKQYGTTILVSESTVKELKHQYDLRTLGDVVVKGKTQAVAIFEVRPSGTRAAEQSQEGRS; this is translated from the coding sequence ATGGCGCTGGCAGTGGGCGCGGTGGCCGCCGCGCTCTCGTGGGCTGCCGGCCGCCTGCCGCTGGTCGACATGCTCGAATGGAAGCTGTACGACCAGCGCGTCCGCTGGGCCGCCGATCCCGCGAAAGCCAGCCAGGACATCGTCATGGTCACCATCGACGAGGTGAGCGTCCGGCGCCTCGATCCGCTCGTCGGGCGCTGGCCCTGGCCCAGACTGGTGCACGCAGACGTGATCGACTTCCTCGCGGCGGCCGGCGCCAGGACGATTGTCTTCGACGTGCTCTTCACCGAACGGGACCGCCGGACCGGCTTCGACGTCGGAAGCACGATCTGGACCGGTCAGGAATCCGACCGCGCGTTTGCCGCCTCGGTCGCCAAGGCAGGAAACGTCGTCGTGCTTGCCGACGCGACCTTCGAGGGCCTGGTCGGGGACCCCAAGGGCAGCCCGCCCGCCTCTGGACCCTTCGAGGCACGGCCCGACGTGCAGTTGCCCTACGACGAACTCGCGCGCGCCGCACGCCTGATTGGGCATAACTACTTCGTGCTGGATTCGGACGGGCCGGTGCGGCGTGCCGTCACATTCATCGATCACGGCGGCCGCCTGGTTCCCTCGCTGTCTGCCGCCGGGTGGATGGTGGCCGCTTCACTCGATCCCGCCAGCGCCAGGCCCGGGGGACGAGGCGTGATCGTGGGGTCCCACGACATTCCGCTTGTCACCGACGTGTTGCCGGCATTCGACAAGAGGGAGCCACGTCGCACCGCCAGACGGCTGCTGATCGACTTCCGCGGACCGGCCGTGCTCGAGGACGGGAGACGGACCACCTACAAGCAATATTCGTACTACGACCTGTTCTACGCCAGGCAGGAGCAGCTCGGGGGCGCGGCACCTTCAATCTCGCCGGCGCTGTTTCGCGACAAGATCGTCGTCATCGGGACGACGGCCGCGGGGCTGCACGACGTGTTTGCCGTGCCTTTTTCGAGCGGCGGCAAGATGCCGGGACCGCAGATTCACGCGTCCGTCATCGACCAGTTGCTCTCGTCGCGGTTCATCGAGCCGGCTCCGAAGGTTCTCGGCACGACGCTGATGGTGGCGGCCTCGATTGTGACTGCGTTCCTCATCGTGTTCCTGCCGTTGCGCTGGGCGGGTCCGTGCGCGCTGCTGCTGCTGTCGACCGTGGTCGCCGTGGCCTTCCAGGCCTTCACGCACGGTGAGTGGTGGCCCCTCGCCCAGCCAGGGATTGCCTGGATCACCGCCGTGGTCGGCGGCCTCGGCTATCAGTACTTCGTCGAGGGACGGGACAAGCGCGCCGTGAAGCGGCTCTTTTCGCGCTACCTCTCTCCCGATGTGTACGCGCTGGTGCTCGCGAACCCCGCGCTCGCCGAACTGGGCGGCAAGCGGCGCCATATGACGGTGCTGTTCTCGGACATCCGCGGCTTCACGACGATGACCGAGCGCGGACAGCCAGAGGCCGTCGTCGAACAGTTGAATGCGTACTTTTCGGCCATGGTGGATGTGCTGTTCGAGCATCGGGGCACGCTCGACAAGTTCGTTGGCGACATGGTGATGGCGTTGTTCGGCGCGCCGCTCGCAGACGACGAACACGCCGATCACGCGGTGCAGGCGGCGCTGGCGATGCAGGCGAAGCTCAAGGAGTTGAACGCCGCGTGGAAGGCGGCGGGCTTGCCCGAAATCGCGACCGGCGTCGGCGTCAATACAGGCGAGATGATCGCAGGCACCATCGGCTCGGATCAGGTGCGCAGCTATACGGTCATCGGCGACGCCGTCAATCTCGGATCCCGGATCGAATCGCTGAATAAGCAGTACGGGACCACCATCCTTGTCAGCGAAAGTACGGTCAAGGAACTCAAACACCAGTATGATCTCCGTACACTGGGTGACGTCGTCGTGAAGGGAAAGACCCAGGCAGTGGCGATCTTCGAAGTGCGGCCGTCGGGCACGCGCGCGGCGGAGCAATCGCAGGAGGGGCGTTCATGA